Sequence from the Pyrobaculum neutrophilum V24Sta genome:
GCCGCCTCTCCAAGGTTGGGTAGATTTTAAATACCGGGCCGCTAAGTAGGTGCATGCACTCCTGTGTTTCAGAGAAGTTCACCCTCTGCAACCCCGAGGTCGATAGGGAGAGGGCGCTGGCGGCTGCCCTCGAGATGGAGAAAACGCTATCTGCATCCCCCTACGACCTAATCGCCGTGGCTATAGCCTTCGGGGCTGATCCCGCAGAGGCGAAGAGGAGGTTCGCCGTCGAGATCTCCGGCTACAGGAGGAAGCCCGTGGCCACCTTCCTCGCGTACTACGGGAAAATCCACGGCTATGAGAAAGTGGAGAGCGAGTTGCTCAAGCTGTATCAAGCCCAGAGAGGCGCCTGTCTCTGCCCAGTGGGACCCATCGCGCCTTTGGAGGACGGCCGCTATATCGTCCAGAGGCCCGGCGGGATATACATATGCGGCGGCGGGGAGTGTAGAGAGGCGGCGCCGGAGCCCATCGCGGTGTATGAACACCCCAGCGGCTGCATGTTCTACACGCCGCCTCTGGTTTTGGCGGATCAGCCCATAACTGCGGTGGCGAACGCCCTGAAGCAGCTCAAGGTGGCGGAGCCGGACGTGGTGGCGAGGTACCTACTCCCAGGCCTCTGCAGAGACCTGTGGGGGGTCTATATACCCTAGCGCGCGATGGAGATAGGCATAATCCGGCCCTACGAGGTGGAGTTCAACCCTGGCGACGTGGCGGATCTAGAGGAGGCGGTGAGAAAGAGGGGGCACACGCCCGTCAGGATATATGTAGACATGTTGGAGGTGCGTATAGAGTCGGCGGGGCTGAGGATCCGGCAGTCCGTGGGGAAGAGCCCTCCCGTGGAGGTGGCGCCGCCGGGGGCCGTCTTGAGGCACCTAGGCATATTCAGAGATTTCGAACAGTTCCTCTACAGGGTGTGGGCCGCCAAGGCGCTAGAGGAGGCGGGCACCTACGTCATGAACCCCGTAGAGCGGTGGGTTGTCGCCGGGGATAAGATGGCCGCCTTGATGAAGCTCGCCAAGGCCGGCCTGCCCGTGCCTCCCACCGTGGTGACGGAGAACATGTTCGTAGGCTACAGAGCGGTGGGTGAGTTCAAGAGGGCTGTGGTTAAACAAATGAGGGGGGCCATGGGCTACGGCGCGTTTCTAGTGGAGGACCCCGACGTGGCATTCCACATATTTTCCATGTTGGCCAACATAAACAAGCCCATATATGTCCAGAGGTTCCTTGAAAAGGGGCCCGGCGACTACAGGGTGGTGGTGGTGGGGGGCCGCGCGGTAGGGGCGGAGTACAGGAGGGCAGATGGTTGGAAGACAAACGTTGCGCAGGGGGCGGCGCCTGAGCCGGCGAAGCTGACGCCTCAGTTGGAGGAGCTCGCCGTCAAAGCCGTGGAGACGCTGGGCCTAGACTACGGGGGGGTAGATATCGCGGAGACGAGGGAGGGCTACTACATACTGGAGGTGAACCCCACCATGAGCTGGCAAGGCTTCAAAGTAGCCACTGGGGTAAACCCGGCAGAACACATAGTAGACCACCTCATCGGAAAGATAAAGAGGTAATCAGTCCGTCGCGAGCCCATCACGGATCATTGCTTTGATACCCATCATCACGTCTACCTCCGACGCCCCCTTATATAAGCTAGACGCCGCTTCCCCTGCGCCTAATCGAGGCGGCAACCGCCTTGGCCCTCCGCTCCGTCCCAGCCGTCTTGACTGTGCGGCATCCGTATAACAACGCTACGATGGCTCTCACGGCGCGGAGCGCCTCCCTAGGCACCCCCACGACTAACACATCGTCGTAGATAGCCACAAGCCGAGGCTTGTGTATAAGGGCTGTGAAGCCGACCAGCTGATACCTCTCGAGCAACTGGAGATAGCACGACACAGGGTCGCCGCTTCTAACCAGGAGGTATCTGTACTTAACCATCTCTCTCGGAGATAAGTTCGGCTAAGATGCCCAGGGAGTTCAGTATCGGCCTCCTCCAGCTGGGGTCGCCGCCTACTTCCACGAGCAACGCGGCGACGTCGAGGGGGGACTTCACGTCGTCTAGCTCCTCCACAGGCGTCGAGAAGACCACCACGTCTGGCTCAAGAACCTCAAGCCACCTCGCGAGCAGAGGCACATCGGCGAGCAGAGGTTTGAGGGGCAGCTCTATATACTTTCCATACCTCGCGGCTGCTCTAACCTGGTCTCTGGTAAGCGGCGTGTGGGGATTTACGCGGATGACTTGTACATCCTCCCTGTATACATAGGCGTTAAATCTGTCGCGGCTCTCCGCCTCAGCCCACCTCACATCCACCCCCCGCACCACCGGGGCCAAAAGGACCGTTTCGACGTCCCTTCTGAGGACAGCCGCCCGCACCCCCACCTCCCAGAGCGCCTTCTCCACCTCCGGCGTGGCGGCGGCTAGATCCCACTCGACGAAACCTCGCCTAACTACAGAGGCCATCCTTTGTCCTAATCTTGAGTCTTACGACGTCGTCGTGTTCCACGGCTTTTACAGCCCCGGCGGCCAGCGCTTGTTTATCTAGGCGGAGGTAGTAGAGTCCCTCCGCCTCGCCCCTAGAGGCGGGCACAGCTCCGCCGAAAGCCGAGCAGAGCTTCTCCAACAAGGCGTCGCAGTCCTCGAGATACGACGTGACTAGGTATATGGGGTTGCCGTGGTGCCCCTCGTATATCTCAACCACCAGCGGCAACTCCCCGAAGAACCGGCGCAACGCGTTGAAGACCTTCTCCAAGCTCTCCGTGGCGTGTACGATAACGCTGATTTCTACATACCGGCAACGCACGTTTGCCCCCGGGGGGGCTTTATTAAAGCATGGCGTTGGAAAAGCTTAAAAAGACGCCATAGAGAGGTGCCGTGGCTCGGTCGGCGTATGGCTATATGGCGATGTGGTATAGGAAAATCGGCAGAGAGGTCCACGAGAGGTTGATGAGGAAGATCCTCATAGAGTGGAGAAGGGCGCCCTCCATTGTGAGAGTCGAGAGGCCGTTTAGGCTTGAGAAGGCGAGAAAGCTGGGCTACAAGGCCAAGCAGGGGGTAGTCGTCGTGAGAGTAAGGCTCATGAGAGGCCCCTTCAACAGGAGGAGGCCGGACTCCGGCAGAAGACCAAAGAGGATGGGCGTCTACGGCATAACCACCTGGAAATCCTGGCGCCAGGTGGCAGAGGAGAGAGCTGCCAGGAGGTACCCCAACCTGGAGGTCCTAAACAGCTACTGGGTAGCCGACGACGGCGTCTACCGCTACTACGAGGTGATACTCGTCGACTGCAACCAGCCCACGGTCAGAGCAGACCCGCTCTACTCCGGCATATGCGGCAGGGAGGTGCCCAGCAGGAGGATAACGCGTAGGCTGAGGGAGAGGCAGAGGAAGCTGATTGAGCATCTAAAGAAGACGCTTCTGCCAAAGCTGAAGGGGGGACAGTAAACTTTTTAAACCATCACGTCAATACAACTGCCGCGACGGGCTACGGAGACCCGCCGCAGGCGGCGCTGTGAGGTAGCCTGACGGCGTCTGGGATCACTCCTTATCGCATCTCTCTGTATAGGTGCCCCACGTAGGCCAGATTCAGGGCGCCTCTCCCCCTGAGCCCCACGTCTAGGAGGAAGGCCAGATCCGCCGATCTTGCTAGGTTGTACATCGCCAAAGCCCAGGCCGCATCCTCCGCCCTCCCCTGCATGTATACATACGTCGGCCGGCCCCCCTCCCCGTACATCCACACCTGGAGCTCGCCCAGGTTTATCTTCGACGCCTTACCCTCGGGCCTGCAGCCAAACGCGGCGTAGAACCGGTCTTTCCCAACGGCGTATTCAAGCTTGATCCTCCTCCTGGGAGCCTCCATCCCCATGATGGCGGCGTAGATATCCACGGCGGCGTATATCCTCTCCAGGGCGCGCATGGGCGTGTAGAGGCAGCCGCCCCAGGCGTCCCTTGCGCTACAGAGGCTGTAGTCGCCCCCCACGTAGGGCCTATACTTCACCGAGACCTCCACAAACTGGCCCGTCTTCTCCACGGGGATATCCACCTCCACGTCTGGCACAGGGAGGGATCTATACAGGGAGAGGGAGGCCGACAGCCACCCGTCCCCCACCACGTACACCACCTCGCCGCCGGCGAGAGCCCTCCTCACCTCATCAAAGCCGAAGACGTCGCAGGAGTCCACCACCGCGTCGTACCTCCCCTCCGGCTCTTGCACAAGCCGAACCGCCAAGACATCCCTTATAAAATCCAGCGTAAACAGCGGCTCAAAAGGCGGGACGTCCAGGAGGGGGTCCGCCGGGTTGGCGGTCAAGAGGTCTACCTCAACCCCGCTCTCCCGGAGGAGATACGCCAGGTAGGCGGAGCCCGCCTCAAGCCCCCTAATCAAAACCCTCTCAGCCATTTACCGCCAGAGCCAGCCAAGGCTTCTCCGGGAGCGGGCCGTGCTTCTCCTCGGCGTCTTTTACGGCGTATAGGCGGCAGTCCTCGCCCTTCGGCACCTTGGTGCAGAAGTCCCTGTGGAGGCTGGGCAGGTCGTCCCACACCAACTTGGCCAGATTCGGCCAGAGCCTCCAGACGTGGGCGTACATCTGCCAGCAGACGTGTCTAATCTCGGCCTGGGCGGCGTAGGCGCACCTCAGGGGGACGAAGTTCAGCAGAAGCTCCCTGGCGTTCATCTGGACGGCGAAGAGGACGGCGGTGGCGTTGGGGAGGACCATCCTGGCGTGCTCCGGCCTCCAGCCCTCCCTAAGCTTCACGTAGTCCTCGTAGGCCCTCTTGAGGAGGTCGGCGGGGAAGCCCCTGGGCACTATGAACCTGATCTCCCTCCGCGCGTAGTCGACGTAGCGTTGTGACTCAGACCAGTAGGAGGCGAGCCTGTGTCTTATGAACTGGGTGTGGCAGGCGCGGGAGCACTCCACGAGGAACTGAGCCCCCATGAACTCGAAGACAGACCAGTGGCCCTGCCTGTAGAAAGCCGAGATGCGCCTCGCCACGACGTCGCCGCCCTGTTTAAGCGCCTCCTCTAGGGGGACGCCCCGGTAGAGCACGTCGGTGAAGGAGGACACCAGCTCCTCCGACCCCCACGACCCAACCAGGGCAACCCTAGGCGTGTGGGACACCAACACCACAGCTCAACAGCCCCATGACTTAAAAACCTAGGCGTCTTTTCCACATATTACAAAGCCCCGCTCGGCGGTTGAAATCGCGGTGTTGTTGAGAGCGGGTGCGTCGCCGTCTGTGGGATGGGCGGCAAAAGCTTTTGTACCGGCTCCATCTTTCGACGTGGTTAACATCACTTTTTTGAACGTGTCTATTCCGAAAAACGTCATCAACGAGACACTCCAGGTGCTAAATAGGACTAGGGAGGGGCCTGTCACGATCTCGAACGCGCCGGAGGTCCCCATGTGGCTTCAACACGCCTTGCTTGCCATATACTTCGCCTTGCTCGCGCTGGCTATCCTGTTGATGATGCACTACATCTACTACGCGAGACACGCCAGGCCAGCCAGCGGCGACCCGCCCGACCCCCCCTCTGACGTCCCCCTCTCCATAATCATACCTGTGAAAAACGAGGCTACGGAGACCGTCGTAAACGCGGTGAGGAGGCTGGCGCAGC
This genomic interval carries:
- a CDS encoding 50S ribosomal protein L15e, whose amino-acid sequence is MARSAYGYMAMWYRKIGREVHERLMRKILIEWRRAPSIVRVERPFRLEKARKLGYKAKQGVVVVRVRLMRGPFNRRRPDSGRRPKRMGVYGITTWKSWRQVAEERAARRYPNLEVLNSYWVADDGVYRYYEVILVDCNQPTVRADPLYSGICGREVPSRRITRRLRERQRKLIEHLKKTLLPKLKGGQ
- a CDS encoding RNA-binding domain-containing protein; the encoded protein is MRCRYVEISVIVHATESLEKVFNALRRFFGELPLVVEIYEGHHGNPIYLVTSYLEDCDALLEKLCSAFGGAVPASRGEAEGLYYLRLDKQALAAGAVKAVEHDDVVRLKIRTKDGLCS
- a CDS encoding FAD-dependent thymidylate synthase; the protein is MVLVSHTPRVALVGSWGSEELVSSFTDVLYRGVPLEEALKQGGDVVARRISAFYRQGHWSVFEFMGAQFLVECSRACHTQFIRHRLASYWSESQRYVDYARREIRFIVPRGFPADLLKRAYEDYVKLREGWRPEHARMVLPNATAVLFAVQMNARELLLNFVPLRCAYAAQAEIRHVCWQMYAHVWRLWPNLAKLVWDDLPSLHRDFCTKVPKGEDCRLYAVKDAEEKHGPLPEKPWLALAVNG
- a CDS encoding ATP-grasp domain-containing protein, coding for MEIGIIRPYEVEFNPGDVADLEEAVRKRGHTPVRIYVDMLEVRIESAGLRIRQSVGKSPPVEVAPPGAVLRHLGIFRDFEQFLYRVWAAKALEEAGTYVMNPVERWVVAGDKMAALMKLAKAGLPVPPTVVTENMFVGYRAVGEFKRAVVKQMRGAMGYGAFLVEDPDVAFHIFSMLANINKPIYVQRFLEKGPGDYRVVVVGGRAVGAEYRRADGWKTNVAQGAAPEPAKLTPQLEELAVKAVETLGLDYGGVDIAETREGYYILEVNPTMSWQGFKVATGVNPAEHIVDHLIGKIKR